The Candidatus Cloacimonadaceae bacterium DNA window ATTCCCAATCTGGATGTCATTTCCAGCGGATTCGTCCCTCCCAACCCTTCGGAATTGACTTCCTCCACCCGCACGGACAAGCTCATCGAAGAGCTCAAAGCCCGTTATGATTACATATTGTTTGATACACCTCCGATCATCGCCGTCACCGACGCGTTGATACTGACCAAAAAAGTGGATCTCACCTTCGTCGTCGTCCGTTGCGGCTACACGGAGAAAGGTATCATCAAGCGCACCAAGGAGCTGATGGAAAACATCAACGCTACTATCGACGGCATCATCGTCAACAGCATCTACGTCCAGAAATACTACAACAAGCAGAACTACTACTATTACTACTACTACTACTACTATTATTACGGAGACGAGGTGCCCAAAAAACAAAAGAAAAATGCAGGCCGTTTCTTACGCAAAGATAAATCTGCATCTTGAAATTCTGGGCAAGCTGCCCGGTGATTATCATCAGGTCGATACTGTGATATGCTGTATCGACCTGTATGATTCTATCAAATATGTTTTGACAAAAAAACAGGGTATTAAATTGTGGTCTAACTTGCCTGAATTGGCGGATAAAAACAACCTGATGTTCAAAGTTGCATCCTATATTCAAGGTAAGTACCAGCCCCTTTGTGGGATAGAAATGCGGCTCGAAAAACGCATCCCTGTCTCCGCTGGACTGGGAGGCGGCAGCAGTAATGCCGCCAATGTGATCATGGCTCTGAACAACCTGTGGAATCTGAACCTGAGCGAACCCGAAAAACATGAGATCGCGGCGATTTTTGGCAGCGATATCAATTTCTTCCTGCAAGGCGGAACAGCCCGGTGCACCAATCGTGGTGAGATTATCAGGCAGTGTGAAGACATCGTGATCGATCACATCCTGCTGGTCAATCCAGCGATCGCGATATCCGCAAGGGAAACGTATCAGAAGGCTCAAATACCAGTAGCGAGTCAAATACAAAGATTTGATCCGCTGCTTGGCGTCTCCGGTTGGTTCAACCGCCTGGAAAGCGGGATCAGAAAGGATTACCCCGTGATCGACGGGATCATAGATGATATGCAAAGCTATGCTGCTCGGATAGCGATGATGAGCGGTAGCGGCAGCACATGTTTCGGCATCTTTGCCGGCAAGGATGCAATGCGCGAATGTCTGGAACACTTTGCCCGGCAAGGTTTCTGGACGAAAGTAACAAGAACGATTAGGAAAGAAGAGTATCAGCAATGTATTCAAAACTAAAGCTAATTACGGGAAACGCGAACCGGCCGCTGGCAGAAGAAGTTGCCAGATACGCCGGCATACCTTTGGCGGATATTGATCTGTTCAAGTTTTCCAACGACGAGTCCTTTGTGAAGATCAACGACAATGTTCGCGGCGCGGATGTTTTCGTGATCCAATCCACTTGTCGCCCCGTAAACGACAACTTGATGGACTTGTTGATCATTATCGACGCCTTGAAACGCGCATCCGCGCAGCGGATCAATTGCGTGATCCCCTATTATGGTTATGCCAGATCGGACAAAAAGGATCAACCCCGCGTTCCAATCACCGCCAAGCTCGTAGCAGATTTGATCACCGTTGCCGGTGCAGATCGGGTCATCACGGTTGATTTGCATGCTGATCAGATTCAGGGTTTTTTTAATATCCCGGTCGATCATCTCTTTTCGATCCCCACCTTCGCTCGCTATTTCGCCAGTATGGATATCAATGACATCGTGGTCGTATCACCGGATTCCGGAGGAGCGATCCGTGCCAGAGCTTTGGCAAAACGTCTGGATTGCGGACTCGCCATCGGAGACAAACGCCGTAGCGGAAACAACGATCAAACGGAACTGTTCAACATTATTGGCGATGTTACGGGAAAAACCGCCATCCTTTTTGATGACATCATCGATACCGGAGGCAGCCTGATCAAGGTCGCCAACGCTCTCAAAGAGCAGGGCGCCGGCAATATCTTCGCAGCTTGCACCCACGGCGTGCTATCCGGTTCCGCGGTGAGCAATTTGCAAGATTCGCCCATCGAAAAGCTCTTCATCACAAATACCATCCCGCTCTCCGAAGAACAACAAAAATGCGGAAAGATCATACAGCTTTCGATCGCCGAGATGCTTGCCATTGCGATCAAGAAAGTCCACATAGAAGAATCACTAAGTATATTATTCAGATAGAAATTGAGATTGGAGGAATAAATGATATTTACTCTCGATGCTGAAAAAAGAACCATGGGAAAGAAATCGGAACTCTCCGCCTTGCGCGCCTCGGGCTTGATCCCCGCAGTGTTATATGGTGCAGAAACCGAATCCACACCCATCTCCGTGAACAAAAACGAGTTCACCAAATACTTCAAGAAGAGCTTCACTGAGCTTGCTTTCTGGGAAATCATCCTCGAAGGCAAGACCTATCACACCATCCTCAAAGACAAGCTGGTGCACCCCGTGAGACGCGATGTCATGCACATCGATTTCATGGTCGTAGGCGCCAAAGCCGAGATGGAATTTGATATCCCCATCCATTTTGACGGCGAAGCCATCGGCACCAGAGAAGGCGGATTCGTGGACATGATCCAAAGAACCGTGAAATTATCCTGCATTGCCAGCAATCTCCCGGGAGAGCTCAGGCTCGATATCACCGATTTGAAAGTCGGCGAGTCGAAACATGTCCGAGACCTACCGATGGGAAAATGGACATATAAGGATCACGCCGATAACACTTTGGTCGTTATCCATCCGAAACGTACCGAAGCCCCGACCACTGCCACAGCGGTGGAAAAACCCGAAGCTCCGGAAGCAAAATAAGCGCGCATGAAACTCATCATCGGGCTGGGAAACATTGGCGAGAAATACTACGCTACGCGTCACAACGTGGGTTTCCTCTGTCTGGACGAATGGGCTCGCTTGCGCAAAAAGAGCTTTTCTGCAGAGCTGGAATATGACTTCATCAAGCTGGAGAAAGCGGTTTTGATCAAGCCCAAGACCTTTATGAACCTCTCCGGCAAGGCGCTCCAAGCCGCCCGCGAACGTTGGAAGATCGATCAGGTGCTCGTGATCTATGACGATATCGAGCTGCCGCTTGCCGATCTGCGTATTCGCAACGGAGGCGGAGACGGCGGCCACAACGGGATGAAGTCTCTGGGAGAAATCCTCCCCTATGACGAGCTGAAACGCATCCGTTTCGGCATTGGCAGGGACGCGGAACTGTGTCCTGCTGATTTTGTCCTGCAAGACTTCAACGAAGATGAATTGATCGCGCTGAAGCCCATGATCACCCGCGCGGGAAAGTTTATCGACACCTATATCAAATATGATTTCAGCACGATGCTGGATGAATATAGCAAATGGAAAAAATCCTATTCCGGGGTAAAATCCACCGGAATCATTAGTCCAAAGGAGGAACAAAATGACCAAGGATTATGAACTGATGGTGATCATATCGCCTAAGCTCAATTCTGAAGAGGCGGATGCCACCAACGAAAGCATCCTCAACCTCGTTAGAGAAAACGCCGGGGAGATCATCAAGACCGATCCCTGGGGACGTAGAATTCTTGCCTATCCCATCGAAAAGATGCAGGAAGGCTATTACTATGTAAACTATTTCAAGCTCGAAACCACTGCCGTCAAGGGCTTGAAGCGTCTCATGAACATCAACGAAAAAGTTCTGAGACACATGTTTATCGCCAGAGGCGAATAGGAGAAATCATGGCTGATCTTAAATTACCGAGACTGAACAAGGTCTTCATCAGCGGCAGAATCACTGCCGACATCGAGCTGAAATACACCCCCAAGGGCACCGCCGTCGTCCGCATCACCGTTGCTATGGACAAGCGCTGGAAAGATGACACCGATACTTGGCAGCAAGCCCCCATCTTTGTGAATGTGGTCGTCTGGCATAACGCCGCGGAATTGCTTGCCAAGCAAGCGCATAAAGGTTCTGCCGTCCTCGTCGAAGGCCGCATCGAAACCAGCAGCTACGTCGATAACAACAATATCAACCGCAAAGTCTTCGAAATCATCGCCGAAAACGTCCAGACCCTGGAATGGAAACCAAAAACCGAAGGCGGACAGGACGATGAAAGCGTTCCCCTTCCCGAAGAACACAGCGCTCCGGCAACTCCCGGCACTACCGACGACGTGCCATTCTAACAGGAGAGATAATGAAT harbors:
- the rpsF gene encoding 30S ribosomal protein S6 → MTKDYELMVIISPKLNSEEADATNESILNLVRENAGEIIKTDPWGRRILAYPIEKMQEGYYYVNYFKLETTAVKGLKRLMNINEKVLRHMFIARGE
- the ispE gene encoding 4-(cytidine 5'-diphospho)-2-C-methyl-D-erythritol kinase yields the protein MQAVSYAKINLHLEILGKLPGDYHQVDTVICCIDLYDSIKYVLTKKQGIKLWSNLPELADKNNLMFKVASYIQGKYQPLCGIEMRLEKRIPVSAGLGGGSSNAANVIMALNNLWNLNLSEPEKHEIAAIFGSDINFFLQGGTARCTNRGEIIRQCEDIVIDHILLVNPAIAISARETYQKAQIPVASQIQRFDPLLGVSGWFNRLESGIRKDYPVIDGIIDDMQSYAARIAMMSGSGSTCFGIFAGKDAMRECLEHFARQGFWTKVTRTIRKEEYQQCIQN
- a CDS encoding 50S ribosomal protein L25; this encodes MIFTLDAEKRTMGKKSELSALRASGLIPAVLYGAETESTPISVNKNEFTKYFKKSFTELAFWEIILEGKTYHTILKDKLVHPVRRDVMHIDFMVVGAKAEMEFDIPIHFDGEAIGTREGGFVDMIQRTVKLSCIASNLPGELRLDITDLKVGESKHVRDLPMGKWTYKDHADNTLVVIHPKRTEAPTTATAVEKPEAPEAK
- the pth gene encoding aminoacyl-tRNA hydrolase, which encodes MKLIIGLGNIGEKYYATRHNVGFLCLDEWARLRKKSFSAELEYDFIKLEKAVLIKPKTFMNLSGKALQAARERWKIDQVLVIYDDIELPLADLRIRNGGGDGGHNGMKSLGEILPYDELKRIRFGIGRDAELCPADFVLQDFNEDELIALKPMITRAGKFIDTYIKYDFSTMLDEYSKWKKSYSGVKSTGIISPKEEQNDQGL
- a CDS encoding single-stranded DNA-binding protein, giving the protein MADLKLPRLNKVFISGRITADIELKYTPKGTAVVRITVAMDKRWKDDTDTWQQAPIFVNVVVWHNAAELLAKQAHKGSAVLVEGRIETSSYVDNNNINRKVFEIIAENVQTLEWKPKTEGGQDDESVPLPEEHSAPATPGTTDDVPF
- a CDS encoding ribose-phosphate pyrophosphokinase, producing the protein MYSKLKLITGNANRPLAEEVARYAGIPLADIDLFKFSNDESFVKINDNVRGADVFVIQSTCRPVNDNLMDLLIIIDALKRASAQRINCVIPYYGYARSDKKDQPRVPITAKLVADLITVAGADRVITVDLHADQIQGFFNIPVDHLFSIPTFARYFASMDINDIVVVSPDSGGAIRARALAKRLDCGLAIGDKRRSGNNDQTELFNIIGDVTGKTAILFDDIIDTGGSLIKVANALKEQGAGNIFAACTHGVLSGSAVSNLQDSPIEKLFITNTIPLSEEQQKCGKIIQLSIAEMLAIAIKKVHIEESLSILFR